The Streptomyces sp. NBC_00459 DNA segment CCCAGCGACCGCACCCGGCGCGCTCCCCTCGCTTGCCTCACGGCACGAGGGGTTTTTTGTTGCACCGGTATCGGTCGAACAGCGACGCAACCGCAACGCACACCGCACAAACCTCGCAAAAACCCTCAGCATCGAGAAGAGAATGCCGATGACCGAGCAGGCCACCGGGGCCCATCACCCGCAGCCGCGGCCCCGTTCCGGAGGACAGCAGTCCGCCCCCGAGCACGTCACGGGTGCGAAGTCCCTCATCCGCTCGCTTGAGGAGGTCGGGGCCGAGACGGTATTCGGCATTCCCGGGGGCACCATCCTGCCGGCGTACGACCCGATGATGGACTCCACGCGGGTGCGCCACGTGCTGGTCCGCCACGAGCAGGGCGCCGGCCACGCGGCCACCGGTTACGCGCAGGCCACCGGCAAGGTCGGCGTCTGCATGGCGACCAGCGGCCCCGGCGCCACCAACCTGGTGACCCCGATCGCCGACGCGCACATGGACTCGGTGCCGCTCGTGGCGATCACCGGGCAGGTCGTGTCCAAGGCGATCGGCACGGACGCCTTCCAGGAGGCGGACATCGTCGGCATCACCATGCCGATCACCAAGCACAGCTTCCTGGTCACCAAGGCGGAGGACATCCCCCGGGCGATCGCGGAGGCGTTCCACATCGCCTCCACCGGCCGCCCGGGCCCGGTCCTGGTCGACATCCCCAAGGACATCCTCCAGGCCCAGACCGTCTTCCAGTGGCCGCCGGTCACCGACCTGCCCGGCTACCGTCCGGTGACCAAGCCGCACGCCAAGCAGATCCGCGAGGCGGCCAAGCTGATCACCGCCGCCAAGCGGCCGGTCCTCTACGTCGGCGGCGGTGTCATCAAGGCCCAGGCCACCGCCGAGCTGAAGGTCCTCGCAGAACTCACCGGAGCGCCCGTCACCACCACCCTGATGGCGCTCGGCGCATTCCCCGACAGCCACCCGCTGCACGTGGGAATGCCGGGCATGCACGGTGCGGTCACCGCCGTCACCGCGCTGCAGAAGGCCGACCTGATCGTCGCCCTCGGAGCCCGCTTCGACGACCGTGTCACCGGCAAGCTGTCCAGCTTCGCCCCGCACGCCAAGATCGTCCACGCCGACATCGACCCGGCGGAGATCGGCAAGAACCGCGCCGCC contains these protein-coding regions:
- a CDS encoding acetolactate synthase large subunit encodes the protein MTEQATGAHHPQPRPRSGGQQSAPEHVTGAKSLIRSLEEVGAETVFGIPGGTILPAYDPMMDSTRVRHVLVRHEQGAGHAATGYAQATGKVGVCMATSGPGATNLVTPIADAHMDSVPLVAITGQVVSKAIGTDAFQEADIVGITMPITKHSFLVTKAEDIPRAIAEAFHIASTGRPGPVLVDIPKDILQAQTVFQWPPVTDLPGYRPVTKPHAKQIREAAKLITAAKRPVLYVGGGVIKAQATAELKVLAELTGAPVTTTLMALGAFPDSHPLHVGMPGMHGAVTAVTALQKADLIVALGARFDDRVTGKLSSFAPHAKIVHADIDPAEIGKNRAADVPIVGDAREVIADLVQAVQKEHSEGHAGDYTAWWKDLNRWRETYPLGYEQPDNGSLSPQQVIERIGQLAPEGTIFTAGVGQHQMWAAHYIQYEKPATWLNSGGAGTMGYAVPAAMGAKAGAPDRTVWAIDGDGCFQMTNQELTTCALNNIPIKVAIINNGALGMVRQWQTLFYNQRYSNTVLHSGPDDVNPAARGTRVPDFVKLSEAMGCYAIRCESPDDLDKVIEEANSINDRPVVIDFIVHEDAMVWPMVAAGTSNDEIMAARDVRPDFGDNEDD